The genomic DNA GCAGTAAAAATCAATAGTGACAATTAAAAACCCCAAGATCCCCAATCAAGAAAAATCctgatgcatatttattttttttttcaaatatacctCCTTGAAAGATAAACTTCTGCTCAGAACTTCCTGCTGGATGCCTTTCTGTAAAAGCTTCACAGTTCGAAAACAAAGGAATGTATCTGCCGCTTGCCAAGTGTGCCCCCAGTGGAGGCACTTCCTGACTGATCAGTGTCAACGCTGGGGAAGCCAGTCTGCGGGTCTGACAGCTAACGCGGGCATAGCGGTTGGGATGGAGGACCTGCTGTGCTTGGTCCTGGGTGCTGAAAGAGTCTGGATTTTTAGGATTGGTGCTATTCTCTGTGGTCATGCTCCAATAAATTCACTGCTTTGTGGTGCGACCCTTAGGCATTCTGCATTTTCAGCTGTGAGGCCCTTAAATATACCGTTGGGCTTGGCTTCCTTGGGAAGGAAGTCCTGCTGGTAGTCAGGGTTATCCAGGCTGATTTGGTGGATGGCTTTCTGGATCCAGTGGTCAGGGCTGTCCACTGCGCTGCTGACCCAGGTGGGCTGCACAGTGTTGAGATACTCGGGGTTGCCCACTGCGGTGCTGTGGGCGTCCTGGTAGTGTGGGTCTCTGCTGGGCGCGAGGTTCAGGGGCTGATTGTGGTAGACAGGATTCTGCACAGAGCCAGCAGGCCTTTTGGGAACAGACTGGTTTATGTAttctgaaagtgaaaagaaatcagAGGTGAAGTAATCAGCAAAGCACCATCCCATGCAGGAGCCCCAGGTTCCCAACCCTGTGAATGTCTTCAACAAGGTGATTTACTACAGGGAGCAGGAGCCTTGGGAGGACCCTCCTGCTGCTGCTAGAAAGGAAAGTGGGTTCTTTCCTGTACTTCTCAAGGTAATGGACATCTGTCTTTTGTAAATTTAAGGTTATCAGAGAATAGCCTGCTTgaggagtgtgtgtatgtatatgtcatataagacataaagaagaatttacatcaacgaatggataaaatagccagttaacatcaaatggcagtaaccctaaatttaaatcgactaaatccccaaatcaaaagatacagccaaaacgtAACAgtgtatccaaagatacacaaagactcaaaacaaagggttggagaaaaatttatcaaccaaatggagagcaaaaataaataaataaacaaaaagcaggagttgcaattctcacattcgataaaatagatttcaaagcaacaaagttatagtggtaaaaggatcaatgcaacaataagagatcttaatacccagatacataagacccataacgagatttagactcaacgagacagaaaattaataaggatatccaggacttcaactcagagccggaacaagtaaactcaataaatatttatagagttctccattttaaatacacaaaatattgatcggccattattaatacccatttttagaatgaagcaatattcctgttctctctccctctttttcgtcctctttcttcctctccttctctccttttttacttttcaacatcctagttcctcacctctactcaatacattcctccgaacgcctgattccttgtgattctcccgtcccactgaaacctccaaaaaaaaaaagtaataggtTGTGGtgaaggaaacaaagaagatGTTGAACTAAATTTGAGATCAGATCTGTCATAGCCTTTTAAGAAATCTATAGTCAGATCTTGAGATGTAGGACTTTTTGCATAGGGCATTTCCCAAGGACGCAAGAGGAGTCAGAAGCCACAAAATATTGGAAAGGAATTTTGagcccactaaaaaaaaaaaagtctgtacatgtatgtgtggtgtgtatgcgtgtggtgtgtgtgtatggtatgtgtgtctggtgtgtggtatgtgtatgtgcagtgtgtgtatgtgtgcctgtgtatgtgcatggtgtgtgtgtatatgtgtagtgtatgtgtgtgtggtgtggttgtATATGTGTACGtatgtatgtgtgatgtgtgtacatgtgtgtatgtggtgtatgtgtggtataTGGTGTCTATatatgtggtgtgtatatgtgtgtgtgtatgtggtatgtgtcTGGTGTACGTGTGTGGTATACATGTAGGtatgtgtgtgggatgtgtgtggtgtacgtgtggtgtgtatgtgtgtgtggtatgtgtgtacatgtgtatgtgtggtgtgtatgtgtctgtggcatgtgtgtacatgtgtgtgtgtggtgtgggtacgtgtgcatacatatgtgtatgtggtgtgtgtgtggtgcaatatgtgtatgtgtgtatgtgtggtgtgtgtacatgtatgtgtggtatgtgtgtatgtgggtgtagggtgtgtgaatgtgtgtgtatatgtgaatgtgtctgtgaggtctgtgtggggtgtgtgtatgtgtaagtgtatatgtgtgtctatgtgtgttagCAGGTTGTATCTAGATAAagcttaatatttattaatattaacaaatatttaattagtTAAATATATGCTTCACAGGTCAATAATGGAGCCGGCAGAGTGAATAAGGATCAAATCtgtcacacgcacacacatacagaggTACTCACATCatgtacacactcacacacacacgtatgtctGTGGTTTGCTTCATAATCTAGAAAATTTGTCGATTCACTCTTAGAACAGACCTACAACAAACAACCCAGACTTGACCAAGAGCTCGTGCGGCTCGGCCATGCGTCTCTCTGCTCCTTACACCCTTCACTGTGTCTGCAAATCGGCCCTGTTTCCCCCTCTGGAGATGCTAGAGGAAGCACCTGGCTTCGGCACTGGGTGGTGGAGACTGGCTGCTGCCGTGTGggttgaggaggctgaggagcaggACTGTGTCCACACAAGCCACTCACCAAGCACTGGGAGGAAGGAGTCATCTATGCTGTCCTCAGTCAAGGCTCTTGTGGGGTCTGAGCTGTATCGCTGTAAGAAGCTGTCTTCCTTGATGGGACAGGTCTGCAGCTGCAGGAGGAAACGAGGGAAGGTTACTCCAGTCAGGGCGGCTCCAGCTGCAGTGTGTGCAAAAGTCAGCTGAGATCTCCTTGAGATGCAGGTTTTGATCAGTAGGTGGGGCAGGCCTGAGAGTCTGCACCCTAGGGGGTGCCCGTGCCTCTGGGCTGCAGGCTGGGCTGTGGGGGAGAGGCCCAgggctgtgctgggtgctgtCCAGCAGAACTTTCCACAGTGAGGGTGGTGTGCTTCAATACGGTCACCACTAGCCACCTGTGGCTACTGGACACTTCACATGtgtgagaaactgaattttatattttatttaacgtAGTCACATTTCAGTTAAAGTAGCATCTGCATCACCTGGAAGGTGGCTCAAACACAGACTATGGGCACAACCCCTAGAGGTCCTGATTTGGTCAATCTGGGGCAGTGGCCTGAAAAatggcatttctaacaagctgccAGGCGATGCTACTGCTGGTCCGGGAGCCACGCTTTGAATCGCACTGTGAGGCACGGCAGCTGTGCAAGAAAAAACCCACCCAGGAAGAAAACTCAAGATGATCTGGGTTAAGGCTATTTTGGTTAAGGCATTTTGTATAATAGAGCTGTAGTGCGGAGCTGTAAATTCTGGCTTGGGTGTTCATACATACCCCGTTTCTATCAATGCAAGCCACGGTGGAATTGTTGCTGTTTGCactctgaaaaacacaaaataaaacagagaagctGCCCCTGGAATGCTTGTCCCATATCTCATCCACTTTTCCTGAATGCAGGAGGTGCGCCTCATGGAGGGTATATCGTGAAGTTGTTTAATTTTGTCCTAATCATTAGTTTAAGAACAACTAGGTTTACTTTTTAATTCTGTTCCATAGTGGACCTAAAAGGCTTAGAATCAAGTTGTTGCAATGCAGCaatataattaatacatttaattcattttcattttgattttaccaTTTGGTTAAAATTGACCTCATCTCCATGCAAGTTTCACTAGATGGTTGTTATTTTCCCTAAAATTCAATttgttcaggctgggcacagtggctcatgcctgtaatcccagcactttgggaggtcgaggcaggtggatcaagaggtcaagagattgagaccatactggagAACATGGTAAaacatgtttctactaaaaatacaaaaattagctgggcgtggtggtgtgcatctgtagccccagctactcaggaggctgaggcaggagaattgcttaaactcgggaggccgaggttgcagtgagccgagatcgcgccactgcactccagcctggcaacagagcgagactctgtctcaaacgaagaaaaaaaagtcaatttgttCAAATGAGTAGACAAAGCAAGAGGGGGAGGGCAGGTTTCATACCAGAGAGCTGAGGAGGGGAGTCCGTGACGTGGAGGGGCTGCTGAAGAAACCCTGCTGTGGGATGAGGTACTCGTCCGCATCCACCACGTCATCCATGTCTTCTTCATCCATCAGGGTGCGGTAGAAGTTGGAGTCTGTAGGGCTTGGCAAATGCATTCGTTCATCCCCCTGGTGCAGAGATTTTGAGGCTATTAGAATGGCCCATAGAGACGCTATTCCACTTCTCGGCTATAGGAGCAGGGGTCTATTGCCAGCCGGTGGCTGTGTGTTTGCCAATTTTGTTATAATGAAATCCCCCTTGGTTCTCTGAATTATAGCTCCCTCCCGTCATGGGATGTAagtgtcttaaaataaaacatcaacCATCCTTTGATGCTTGTAACACCCCTCATGAGATGCAAATAGCTTCTGAGGAAACAGAAAGGGAAGCAGTGACAGCATTCGAGTGTGTACCTTGTAGTGAGGTGCTAGGCAGTACATTTTCCAATGTTTTTTATTGAATCTTTGAGACAATCCTGGGAGCTTGGTTTTG from Callithrix jacchus isolate 240 chromosome 11, calJac240_pri, whole genome shotgun sequence includes the following:
- the LOC103794733 gene encoding epidermal growth factor receptor isoform X3, giving the protein MTFGSKPYDGIPASEISSILEKGERLPQPPICTIDVYMIMVKCWMIDADSRPKFRELIIEFSKMARDPQRYLVIQGDERMHLPSPTDSNFYRTLMDEEDMDDVVDADEYLIPQQGFFSSPSTSRTPLLSSLSANSNNSTVACIDRNGLQTCPIKEDSFLQRYSSDPTRALTEDSIDDSFLPVLEYINQSVPKRPAGSVQNPVYHNQPLNLAPSRDPHYQDAHSTAVGNPEYLNTVQPTWVSSAVDSPDHWIQKAIHQISLDNPDYQQDFLPKEAKPNGIFKGLTAENAECLRVAPQSSEFIGA
- the LOC103794733 gene encoding epidermal growth factor receptor isoform X2, with protein sequence MFPKRAKLAGPSAISGVTVWELMTFGSKPYDGIPASEISSILEKGERLPQPPICTIDVYMIMVKCWMIDADSRPKFRELIIEFSKMARDPQRYLVIQGDERMHLPSPTDSNFYRTLMDEEDMDDVVDADEYLIPQQGFFSSPSTSRTPLLSSLSANSNNSTVACIDRNGLQTCPIKEDSFLQRYSSDPTRALTEDSIDDSFLPVLEYINQSVPKRPAGSVQNPVYHNQPLNLAPSRDPHYQDAHSTAVGNPEYLNTVQPTWVSSAVDSPDHWIQKAIHQISLDNPDYQQDFLPKEAKPNGIFKGLTAENAECLRVAPQSSEFIGA
- the LOC103794733 gene encoding epidermal growth factor receptor isoform X1, with product MQNVVCGDQEVDASQRGTKDVSCAAQKAEGGGTQTDVTRDALGQVLKAVQWIGVTVWELMTFGSKPYDGIPASEISSILEKGERLPQPPICTIDVYMIMVKCWMIDADSRPKFRELIIEFSKMARDPQRYLVIQGDERMHLPSPTDSNFYRTLMDEEDMDDVVDADEYLIPQQGFFSSPSTSRTPLLSSLSANSNNSTVACIDRNGLQTCPIKEDSFLQRYSSDPTRALTEDSIDDSFLPVLEYINQSVPKRPAGSVQNPVYHNQPLNLAPSRDPHYQDAHSTAVGNPEYLNTVQPTWVSSAVDSPDHWIQKAIHQISLDNPDYQQDFLPKEAKPNGIFKGLTAENAECLRVAPQSSEFIGA